A genomic segment from Salmo trutta chromosome 38, fSalTru1.1, whole genome shotgun sequence encodes:
- the tmc7 gene encoding LOW QUALITY PROTEIN: transmembrane channel-like protein 7 (The sequence of the model RefSeq protein was modified relative to this genomic sequence to represent the inferred CDS: inserted 3 bases in 2 codons; deleted 1 base in 1 codon) yields GAPRNPLLDQLPSYQSLLYRRKPSASGSTKRRGSSRTRLGSSSSGKWGQTTVARQHEEKHRTQTLQRPVRELPKPMAEKRRDKDQRLEQAKDLSNWSQWRQSTRRTLRRLKEDGFEMLSNLELWRGDIHVIEGMFGTGILFYFSFLRFLVLLNFVMVLLMFGFVMLPIITAPHASGNTTFNHVDGFECSNYPSTSRRGLVIFHQHITDLLSGAGFLEQTYLFYGYYKVETIHFXFTYNLPLAYLLVTIAYLFLSLIWIVKRSATGFKRKLVQDEDRFQSFCNKIFAGWDFCIVNDSAARLKRSSLLYELKTDLEQERIKQKIADRTRKEKCRIYVNRLILNLFVIAVLAACFYSIYIATNFSQKAQMTKCWESRVGQEMYKLMIFDFIIIGAVTVFVEFPRKLIVDYCDCGLAKWWGQQEFAIPQNVLQIVYGQTICWIGTFYCPLLPAICTIKYFIIFYIKKVTLVNNCRPATRPFRASSSNFFFLAVLLIGLALACVPVTIGIAQISCSQACGPFVNYTTSWEVLPRTVSQLPAGARTFLLAISYEAFAVSLFVITCLAMFYVIALAGAHKPVINQLREQLVMDGRDKRFLIQKLCQAQRTCAIRSTGSAPANTXNSGVFLVQPPPDSATHV; encoded by the exons GGAGCACCACGTAACCCACTACTGGACCAGCTCCCCAGCTACCAGTCTCTGCTGTACCGCAGAAAGCCCTCAGCCTCGGGCAGTACCAAGCGCCGTGGCAGCTCACGGACCAGGCTGGGCTCCTCCAGCAGTGGGAAATGGGGACAGACCACAGTGGCCAGACAGCATGAGGAGAAACACAGGACTCAGACCCTACAGAGACCAGTCAGGGAACTGCCCAAACCTATGGCGGAGAAACGCAGAGACAA GGACCAGCGTTTGGAGCAGGCCAAGGATCTGAGCAATTGGAGCCAGTGGAGACAGAGCACCAGACGAACCCTGAGGAGGCTGAAGGAGGATGGGTTTGAGATGCTCAGCAACCTGGAGCTCTGGAGGGGAGACATCCATGTCATTGAGG GGATGTTTGGCACGGGGATCCTGTTCTACTTCTCCTTCCTGCGGTTCCTGGTGCTGCTCAACTTCGTCATGGTCCTGCTCATGTTCGGCTTTGTCATGCTGCCCATCATCACCGCC CCCCATGCCTCTGGGAACACCACATTCAACCACGTAGATG GCTTCGAGTGCAGTAACTACCCTAGCACCTCTCGCCGTGGCCTGGTGATTTTCCACCAGCACATCACAGACCTCCTCTCAGGGGCG GGCTTTCTGGAGCAGACCTACCTCTTCTATGGTTACTACAAGGTAGAGACAATTCACTT CTTCACTTACAACCTGCCTCTGGCCTACCTGCTGGTCACCATAGCCTACCTCTTCCTCAGTCTCATATGGATAGTCAAAAG GTCTGCGACTGGCTTTAAGCGTAAACTGGTGCAGGACGAGGATCGCTTCCAGAGCTTCTGCAACAAGATCTTTGCCGGCTGGGACTTCTGTATCGTCAACGACAGCGCAGCCAGGCTCAAGAGGAGCAGTCTTCTTTATGAACTGAAG ACTGATCTGGAACAGGAGCGCATCAAGCAGAAGATAGCAGACAGGACACGGAAGGAGAAGTGTCGGATCTACGTGAATCGACTGATCCTGAATCTGTTTGTGATCGCTGTACTGGCGGCGTGCTTCTACTCCATCTATATAGCCACCAACTTCTCCCAGAAAGCACAGATGACTAag TGTTGGGAGTCTCGCGTGGGCCAGGAGATGTACAAACTCATGATCTTCGATTTCATCATCATCGGTGCCGTCACTGTCTTTGTGGAGTTCCCTAGGAA aCTCATAGTGGACTACTGTGACTGTGGCCTGGCCAAGTGGTGGGGCCAGCAGGAGTTTGCCATCCCCCAGAACGTCCTGCAGATTGTGTACGGCCAGACCATCTGCTGGATCGGGACattctactgccccctgctgccCGCCATCTGCACCATCAAGTACTTCATCATCTTCTACATCAAAAAG GTGACCCTGGTGAATAACTGCCGCCCGGCCACCCGTCCGTTCCGAGCCTCCAGCTCCAACTTCTTCTTCCTGGCTGTGCTGCTGATTGGCCTGGCACTGGCCTGTGTACCTGTCACCATTGGCATCGCACA GATCAGCTGTTCCCAGGCCTGTGGTCCCTTCGTTAACTACACCACATCCTGGGAGGTGCTCCCCCGGACGGTGTCCCAGCTGCCTGCAGGAGCACGCACATTCCTCCTGGCCATCTCCTATGAGGCCTTCGCCGTCTCCCTCTTTGTCATCACATG CCTGGCCATGTTTTATGTCATTGCTCTAGCTGGAGCGCACAAGCCAGTGATCAACCAACTGAGGGAACAGCTAGTCATG GATGGGCGAGACAAGCGTTTCCTGATCCAGAAGCTGTGTCAGGCCCAGAGGACCTGTGCTATTAGATCCACAGgttcagccccagctaaca CCAACTCTGGGGTCTTCCTGGTTCAGCCACCCCCGGACTCTGCTACTCATGTCTGA
- the nomo gene encoding nodal modulator 1 gives MAVLWILFGIICCQFITVSADDIVVACGGFVKSDVEINYSLIEIKVYTKQGSLKYQTDCAPINGYFMIPLYDKGDFVLKIEPPLGWSFEPTSVDLYVDGVNDICTKEQDINFVFTGFSVSGAVLSKGQLLGPAGVEISLTREGTGEKLQTVLTQPGGKYTFSKVLPGNYDIIASHPSWTLEQSATSVHVSSANAVAAEHLVVGGYDVSGEVRSDGEPMKKVTFLLYSATVKKEDISGCNTAPVDGAESGDDSLVYLCSALSREDGIFSFPSLASGDYTVIPFYRGERITFDVAPSRMDFRVEHNSLKLEPIFRVMGFSVTGRVLNSLEGDGVPDATVTLNNQIKVLTKEDGSYRLENMTTGTYTLRTHKDLMFFEPITVKIAPNTPQLPDIITAGFSVCGQIAITRLPEGLKQQGRYKVNLTPLGQDNTATRTANSDQQGAFCFHAKPGDYIVTVSLPEVEVKAGLALQPAALEVSLVDRPLSDLLFTQFMASVSGRVYCLANCDDLSVTLQPVSRQGERRSVLLSGSGDTLEISFDNVLPGKYKVSISHEEWCWKLKSVEVEVLDSDVLGVELRQIGYILRCSLSHAITLEFFQDGSKPENVGVYNLSKGVNRFCLSKPGVYKVTPRSCHQFEQDYYTYDTSAPTILTLTAVRHHMTGLITTDKILDVTVTIKSSIESEPALVLGPLRSLEEQRQEQQLQEIELRRQERERRAQEAEDGGDSQPPIQERADELTSPFHYEFSYWARAGERITVTPSSKELLFYPPEIEATITGESCPGRVVDIAGRAGLFLEGQVTPELQGVEISITERGAKAPLITVATNENGAYSVGPLHSDRHYDVSASKEGFILSTVEGTQGDFKAFALAGVTFKIKSEDGHALSGVLLSLSGGSFRSNLLTQDTGVLTFNNLSPGQYYFKPMMKEFRFEPASQMITVEEGQNLSIDITGFKTAYSCYGAVQSLSGDAERDVSVEAVGQAECSIYSEDTVTDEEGRFRLRGLLPGCRYLIQLRAQGNDHIERALPQHRSIEVGSTDIVGVNIIAFRQINQFDLSGNIITSSEHLPTLSVKLYKSDNLDNPINSVSLGQSLFFHFPPLDRDGETYVLMLHSTLSRSQYDFSLPQVSFTSTGYHKHITLTFNPNRKVPDQDVAQGSYIALPLTLLLLLAAYNHEKVIPLLLQLVSRLQGVRSLSQAGGDNAALDEAKRQAKRQKTRRT, from the exons ATGGCAGTGTTGTGGATATTATTTGGAATCATCTGCTGCCAGTTCATTACAGTGTCAGCTGATGACATTGTGGTGGCCTGCGGAGGGTTCGTGAAATCCGACGTTGAAATCAACTACTCGCTGATCGAG ATTAAAGTGTACACCAAACAAGGGTCTTTGAAATATCAGACCGACTGTGCTCCCATCAATGGATACTTTATGATTCCCCTCTATGACAAG GGAGACTTTGTGTTGAAGATTGAGCCTCCTCTTGGGTGGAGCTTTG AGCCCACCAGTGTGGACCTCTATGTGGACGGGGTCAACGATATCTGCACCAAGGAGCAGGACATCAACTTTGTCTTCACTGGCTTCTCTGTCTCTGGAGCG GTGCTAAGTAAAGGCCAACTCCTCGGCCCAGCTGGGGTGGAGATCAGCCTGACCAGGGAGGGAACAGGAGAAAAGCTGCAGACTGTGCTCACTCAGCCTGGAGGAAA GTACACCTTCTCCAAAGTACTTCCTGGAAATTATGACATCATTGCTTCTCATCCATCCTGGACCTTGGAGCAG AGCGCTACATCAGTGCATGTGTCCAGTGCCAATGCAGTGGCTGCAGAACATCTGGTGGTGGGAGGGTACGATGTCTCTGGGGAGGTCCGGAGTGATGGGGAGCCCATGAAAAAAGTCACCTTCCTCCTCTACTCTGCCACAGTGAAGAAGGag GACATCAGTGGCTGTAACACAGCCCCAGTGGATGGAGCCGAGTCTGGAGATGACTCCCTGGTCTACCTGTGTAGCGCCCTGTCCCGAGAGGACGGCATCTTCTCCTTCCCCTCACTGGCCAGCGGAGATTACACTGTG ATTCCCTTCTACAGGGGAGAGAGGATCACATTTGACGTGGCGCCTTCCAGAATGGACTTCAGGGTGGAGCACAACAGCTTGAAGCTGGAG ccCATCTTCCGTGTCATGGGTTTCTCTGTGACCGGCAGGGTTCTCAACAGCCTGGAGGGGGACGGGGTACCTGACGCCACGGTAACCCTCAACAACCAGATCAAAG TTCTGACCAAAGAGGACGGCTCCTACCGCCTGGAGAATATGACCACCGGTACCTACACCCTCCGCACGCACAAGGACCTCATGTTTTTTGAGCCAATCACGGTGAAGATAGCGCCCAACACGCCTCAACTCCCTGACATCATCACTGCTGG gtTCAGCGTGTGTGGTCAGATCGCTATCACCCGTCTGCCAGAGGGCCTGAAGCAGCAGGGGCGTTACAAGGTGAACCTCACTCCCCTGGGACAGGACAACACCGCCACCCGCACCGCTAACTCAGACCAGCAGGGGGCCTTCTGCTTCCATGCCAAACCTGGAGACTACATTGTTACC GTGTCTCTTCCTGAGGTGGAGGTGAAGGCTGGCCTGGCCCTGCAGCCTGCTGCTCTGGAGGTCTCCCTGGTGGACAGGCCCCTCTCCGACCTCCTCTTCACCCAGTTCATGGCCTCCGTCTCGGGCAGGGTCTACTGTCTGG CAAACTGTGATGACCTGTCGGTGACCCTGCAGCCGGTGAGTCgtcagggggagaggaggagcgtGCTCCTCTCAGGGAGCGGTGACACCTTGGAAATCTCCTTCGACAACGTCCTGCCTGGCAAATACAAAG TGAGTATCTCCCATGAGGAGTGGTGCTGGAAGCTCAAGTCAGTGGAGGTGGAGGTGCTGGACTCTGACGTGCTGGGAGTAGAGCTCAGACAGATAGGCTACATCCTCCGCTGCTCCCTGTCCCACGCCATCACCCTG GAGTTCTTCCAGGATGGCAGCAAGCCTGAGAACGTTGGCGTCTATAACCTCTCCAAGGGGGTCAACCGCTTCTGTCTCTCCAAGCCTG GTGTGTACAAAGTGACTCCTCGATCTTGCCACCAATTCGAACAGGACTATTATACCTACGACAC GTCAGCCCCCACTATCCTGACCCTGACTGCAGTGAGACATCACATGACTGGCCTAATCACCACTGATAAGATCCTGGATGTCACGGTCACCATCAA ATCCTCCATAGAGTCTGAGCCAGCTCTGGTCCTAGGCCCTCTGAGAAGCCTGGAGGAGCAGAGGCAGGAGCAGCAGCTGCAGGAGATCGAGCTGCGGcgccaggagagggagagacgcgCCCAAGAGGCTGAGGATGGCGGTGACAGCCAGCCCCCCATCCAAGAGAGAGCTGATGAGCTCACCAGCCCCTTTCACTACGAATTTTCTTACTGGgccagggctggggagaggatcACTGTGACTCCCTCCTCCAAGGAGCTTCTCTTCTATCCGCCGGAGATTGAGGCTACTATCACTGGAG AGTCTTGTCCAGGGCGTGTGGTGGACATCGCGGGGCGAGCTGGTCTGTTCCTGGAGGGCCAAGTGACTCCAGAGCTGCAGGGAGTAGAGATCTCCATCACCGAGAGAGGAGCCAAGGCCCCCCTCATCACTGTCGCCACCAACGAGAACGGGGCTTACAG TGTTGGTCCCCTGCACAGTGACCGTCACTATGACGTCAGTGCCAGTAAGGAGGGCTTCATCCTCAGCACTGTAGAGGGAACCCAGGGAGACTTCAAGGCCTTCGCCCTGGCTGGAGTCACCTTCAAG ATCAAGTCAGAGGATGGTCACGCTCTGTCTGGGGTCCTGCTGTCTCTCAGTGGAGGATCGTTCAGATCCAACCTGCTCACCCAGGACACTGGTGTCCTCACCTTCAACAACTTG AGCCCAGGTCAGTACTACTTCAAGCCCATGATGAAGGAGTTCAGGTTTGAGCCAGCTTCTCAGATGATCACCGTTGAGGAGGGACAGAACCTCAGCATCGACATCACCGGATTCAAAACCGCATACAG TTGCTACGGGGCAGTTCAGTCCCTGAGTGGAGATGCTGAGAGGGACGTGTCAGTGGAGGCAGTGGGACAGGCAGAGTGTAGTATCTACAGCGAGGACACAGTCACAGACGAGGAGGGACGCTTCAGGCTCAGGGGCCTGCTG CCTGGCTGTAGATACCTGATCCAGCTGAGAGCACAGGGCAACGACCACATCGAGAGAGCCCTGCCTCAGCACCGCTCCATAGAGGTTGGGAGCACCGACATCGTGGGAGTCAACATCATCGCCTTCAGGCAGATCAACCAGTTTGACCTGAGTGGGAACATCATCACCTCATCAGAACACCTGCCCACCCTCTCT GTGAAGCTGTATAAGAGTGACAACCTTGACAACCCCATCAACAGTGTGTCTCTGGGACAGTCCCTCTTCTTCCACTTCCCGCCTCTGGACAGGGATGGAGAG